The following proteins are co-located in the Micromonospora coriariae genome:
- a CDS encoding helix-turn-helix transcriptional regulator, with protein MTTSAALSGTAPTEVSTRDRVTQLLLERGATTAAQLGEALGLSPAAIRRHLDAMLADGDVFAREQTVQGSRGRGRPAKVFLLTEAARVRCGTHHYDNMATAALRWIARSGGSDAVEAFATEQVSALESRCQAAMEDAGDDPLARAEALAAALTAEGYAANASTIASGGQLCQHHCPVAHVAAEFPQLCEAETAVISRLVGTHVQRLATIAHGDGVCTTHIPTQPGRVQSGNPVTTVRTDR; from the coding sequence GTGACCACGTCAGCCGCGCTCAGCGGCACCGCGCCGACCGAGGTCTCCACCCGGGACCGGGTCACCCAGCTGCTGCTGGAGCGGGGGGCCACCACCGCCGCGCAGCTCGGGGAGGCGCTCGGGCTCAGCCCCGCCGCGATCCGGCGGCACCTGGACGCGATGCTCGCCGACGGTGACGTGTTCGCCCGCGAGCAGACCGTGCAGGGCAGCCGCGGTCGGGGGCGTCCGGCCAAGGTGTTCCTGCTGACCGAAGCCGCCCGGGTCCGCTGTGGCACCCATCACTACGACAACATGGCCACCGCCGCCCTGCGCTGGATCGCCCGCAGCGGTGGCTCGGACGCCGTCGAGGCGTTCGCCACCGAGCAGGTGTCCGCCCTCGAGTCCCGCTGTCAGGCGGCCATGGAGGACGCCGGCGACGACCCGCTCGCGCGAGCGGAGGCACTCGCCGCGGCGCTCACCGCCGAGGGTTACGCTGCCAACGCGTCCACGATCGCCTCCGGCGGCCAGCTCTGCCAGCACCACTGCCCGGTGGCGCACGTGGCCGCCGAGTTTCCCCAGCTGTGCGAGGCCGAGACCGCGGTGATCTCCCGTCTGGTCGGCACCCACGTGCAGCGCCTGGCCACCATCGCGCACGGCGACGGTGTGTGCACCACGCACATTCCGACCCAGCCGGGCCGCGTTCAATCCGGTAATCCCGTCACCACTGTGAGGACAGATAGATGA
- the sufC gene encoding Fe-S cluster assembly ATPase SufC gives MSTLEIRDLKVSVKLPEGELKPILSGVDLTVRSGETHAIMGPNGSGKSTLAYSIAGHPKYEITGGTVTLDGEDVLAMTVDERARAGLFLAMQYPVEVPGVSVANFLRTAKTAIDGEAPKLRTWGGELRGAMERLQMDPAFAQRNVNEGFSGGEKKRHEIVQLELLKPKIAILDETDSGLDVDALRVVSEGVNRVRDNGDTGVLLITHYTRILRYIKPDFVHVFVAGRIVEQGGPELADKLEAEGYERYAAGAGTAKA, from the coding sequence ATGAGCACCCTGGAGATCCGCGACCTGAAGGTGTCGGTCAAGCTGCCCGAGGGTGAGCTCAAGCCGATCCTGTCGGGCGTCGACCTGACCGTCCGCTCCGGTGAGACCCACGCGATCATGGGCCCGAACGGCTCCGGCAAGTCCACCCTGGCGTACTCGATCGCCGGCCACCCCAAGTACGAGATCACCGGCGGCACGGTGACGCTCGACGGCGAGGACGTTCTCGCCATGACCGTCGACGAGCGGGCCCGCGCCGGCCTCTTCCTGGCCATGCAGTACCCGGTCGAGGTCCCCGGCGTCTCGGTGGCGAACTTCCTGCGCACCGCGAAGACCGCCATCGACGGCGAGGCCCCGAAGCTGCGCACCTGGGGCGGCGAGCTGCGCGGTGCCATGGAGCGCCTCCAGATGGACCCGGCGTTCGCCCAGCGCAACGTCAACGAGGGCTTCTCCGGCGGTGAGAAGAAGCGGCACGAGATCGTCCAGCTGGAGCTGCTCAAGCCGAAGATCGCGATCCTCGACGAGACCGACTCCGGCCTCGACGTGGACGCGCTGCGCGTGGTCAGCGAGGGCGTCAACCGGGTCCGCGACAACGGCGACACCGGCGTGCTGCTGATCACCCACTACACCCGGATCCTGCGCTACATCAAGCCGGACTTCGTGCACGTCTTCGTGGCCGGCCGGATCGTCGAGCAGGGCGGCCCGGAGCTGGCCGACAAGCTCGAGGCCGAGGGCTACGAGCGGTACGCCGCCGGGGCCGGCACGGCCAAGGCCTGA
- a CDS encoding cysteine desulfurase, with translation MTSIAIPPGMPQYDDVPRFDVARVRADFPILDREINGHPLVYLDSANTSHKPRQVLDVLGEHYARHNANVSRSVHTLGTEATEAYEGARAKVAAFLNASSPDEVVFTKNSTEAINLVAYAFSNASLRPDADPRFRLGPGDEVVISEMEHHSNIVPWQLLCERTGATLRWFPVTDQGRLDESGLDDLVTERTKIVSLVHVSNILGTINATARITARVREVGALLLLDCSQSVPHLPVDVVDLDADYIVFTGHKMCGPTGVGVLWGRAELLAAMPPVFGGGSMIETVTMARSTFAAPPARFEAGTPPIAEAVALGAAVDYLTGIGMRAIQWHEKELTAYALEALGSVRDLRIFGPTVPVGRGGTISFALGDVHPHDVGQVLDSLGVQVRVGHHCAKPVCSRFGVPAMTRASFYLYTTTEEIDALVAGLEQVRKVFD, from the coding sequence ATGACCAGCATCGCGATCCCCCCGGGGATGCCGCAGTACGACGACGTGCCGCGTTTCGACGTGGCCCGGGTGCGCGCCGACTTCCCGATCCTCGATCGGGAGATCAACGGGCACCCGCTGGTCTACCTCGACAGCGCCAACACCTCGCACAAGCCCCGGCAGGTGCTCGACGTGCTCGGGGAGCACTACGCGCGGCACAACGCCAACGTGTCGCGCTCGGTGCACACCCTCGGCACCGAGGCGACCGAGGCGTACGAGGGGGCGCGGGCCAAGGTCGCCGCGTTCCTCAACGCGTCGAGCCCGGACGAGGTGGTGTTCACCAAGAACTCCACCGAGGCGATCAACCTCGTGGCGTACGCGTTCTCCAACGCCTCGCTGCGCCCCGACGCCGACCCACGGTTCCGCCTCGGCCCCGGCGACGAGGTGGTGATCTCCGAGATGGAGCACCACTCGAACATCGTCCCGTGGCAGCTGCTCTGCGAGCGCACCGGCGCGACCCTGCGCTGGTTCCCGGTCACCGACCAGGGCCGGCTGGACGAGTCGGGCCTGGACGACCTGGTCACCGAGCGGACGAAGATCGTCTCGCTGGTGCACGTGTCGAACATCCTCGGCACGATCAACGCCACGGCCCGGATCACCGCGCGGGTCCGTGAGGTGGGGGCGCTGCTGCTGCTGGACTGTTCGCAGTCGGTGCCGCACCTGCCCGTCGACGTGGTCGACCTGGACGCCGACTACATCGTCTTCACCGGGCACAAGATGTGCGGCCCGACCGGCGTCGGTGTGCTCTGGGGCCGGGCCGAGCTGCTGGCGGCGATGCCACCGGTGTTCGGCGGCGGCTCGATGATCGAGACGGTCACCATGGCCCGGTCGACGTTCGCCGCTCCGCCGGCCCGGTTCGAGGCCGGGACCCCGCCGATCGCCGAGGCGGTCGCGCTCGGCGCGGCGGTGGACTACCTCACCGGGATCGGGATGCGGGCCATCCAGTGGCACGAGAAGGAGCTGACGGCGTACGCGCTGGAAGCCCTCGGATCGGTGCGCGACCTGCGGATCTTCGGCCCCACCGTGCCGGTGGGCCGGGGCGGCACCATCTCCTTCGCACTGGGTGACGTGCACCCGCACGACGTGGGTCAGGTGCTCGACTCGCTCGGTGTGCAGGTGCGGGTGGGCCACCACTGCGCGAAGCCGGTGTGCAGCCGGTTCGGTGTCCCGGCGATGACCCGGGCCTCGTTCTACCTCTACACCACCACCGAGGAGATCGACGCTCTGGTGGCCGGTCTGGAGCAGGTGCGGAAGGTGTTCGACTGA
- the sufB gene encoding Fe-S cluster assembly protein SufB: MTEQIVQPLTQEEQLAALGRYEYGWSDPDAAGAVAQRGINEAVVRDISAKKNEPAWMLDLRLKGLRLFGRKPMPAWGADLTGIDFDNIKYFVRSTEKQATSWEDLPEDIKNTYDRLGIPEAEKQRLVAGVAAQYESEVVYHKIREDLEEQGVLFLDTDTALREHEDVFKEYFGTVIPVGDNKFAALNTSVWSGGSFIYVPKGVHVEIPLQAYFRINTENMGQFERTLIIVDEGAYVHYVEGCTAPLYSSDSLHSAVVEIIVKKNARCRYTTIQNWSNNVYNLVTKRAVCHEGATMEWVDGNIGSKVTMKYPAVYMTGEHAKGEVLSVAMAGEGQHQDAGAKMVHAAPHTSSTIVSKSIARGGGRTSYRGLVQVLEGSHHSRSTVKCDALLVDTISRSDTYPYVDIREDDVSMGHEATVSKISDDQLFYLMSRGLSEDEAMAMIVRGFIEPIAKELPMEYALELNRLIELQMEGAVG; the protein is encoded by the coding sequence ATGACCGAGCAGATCGTCCAGCCCCTGACCCAGGAAGAGCAGCTCGCCGCCCTGGGTCGCTACGAGTACGGCTGGTCCGACCCGGACGCCGCCGGGGCGGTTGCCCAGCGCGGCATCAACGAGGCGGTGGTGCGGGACATCTCGGCGAAGAAGAACGAGCCGGCCTGGATGCTCGACCTGCGCCTGAAGGGTCTCCGGCTGTTCGGCCGCAAGCCGATGCCGGCCTGGGGCGCCGACCTCACCGGGATCGACTTCGACAACATCAAGTACTTCGTGCGGTCCACCGAGAAGCAGGCCACCAGCTGGGAGGACCTGCCGGAGGACATCAAGAACACCTACGACCGGCTGGGCATCCCGGAGGCGGAGAAGCAGCGGCTGGTCGCCGGCGTCGCGGCGCAGTACGAGTCCGAGGTCGTCTACCACAAGATCCGTGAGGACCTTGAGGAGCAGGGCGTCCTCTTCCTGGACACCGACACCGCGCTGCGCGAGCACGAGGACGTGTTCAAGGAGTACTTCGGCACGGTGATCCCGGTCGGCGACAACAAGTTCGCAGCGCTGAACACCTCCGTATGGTCCGGTGGCTCGTTCATCTACGTGCCGAAGGGTGTGCACGTGGAGATCCCGCTGCAGGCCTACTTCCGGATCAACACGGAGAACATGGGCCAGTTCGAGCGGACGCTGATCATCGTCGACGAGGGTGCGTACGTGCACTACGTCGAGGGCTGCACCGCGCCGCTCTACTCCTCCGACTCGCTGCACAGCGCGGTCGTGGAGATCATCGTCAAGAAGAACGCGCGTTGCCGCTACACGACCATCCAGAACTGGTCGAACAACGTCTACAACCTGGTCACCAAGCGCGCCGTGTGCCACGAGGGCGCGACCATGGAGTGGGTCGACGGCAACATCGGCTCCAAGGTGACCATGAAGTACCCGGCGGTCTACATGACCGGCGAGCACGCCAAGGGCGAGGTGCTCTCGGTGGCCATGGCCGGCGAGGGCCAGCACCAGGACGCCGGCGCCAAGATGGTGCACGCCGCGCCGCACACCTCCTCGACCATCGTGTCGAAGTCGATCGCCCGGGGCGGCGGCCGCACCTCGTACCGGGGCCTGGTGCAGGTGCTGGAGGGTTCGCACCACAGCCGGAGCACTGTCAAGTGCGACGCGCTGCTGGTGGACACCATCTCCCGCTCGGACACCTACCCGTACGTCGACATCCGCGAGGACGACGTGTCGATGGGGCACGAGGCGACCGTCTCCAAGATCAGTGACGACCAGCTCTTCTACCTGATGAGCCGGGGCCTGAGCGAGGACGAGGCGATGGCCATGATCGTGCGTGGCTTCATCGAGCCGATCGCCAAGGAACTCCCCATGGAGTACGCCCTGGAGCTGAACCGGCTGATCGAACTCCAGATGGAGGGCGCGGTCGGCTGA
- a CDS encoding LysE family transporter — MTGAFLAGLVAGYGVAIPVGAIAVLILGLSARTSFRVGAAGALGVATADGLYAAVAAVAGAAVAGVVEPVAGPLRMVAAAVLLALAAHTAWRALRPAPVTGARSRRGLDTPLRAFAGILALTLLNPATVVYFAALVLGRGDAADPGVSTAVLFVLGAFMASASWQLLIAGGGTLVGRILTGTRGRRAIAITSSAIITILALTVLLST, encoded by the coding sequence GTGACCGGGGCGTTCCTCGCCGGCCTCGTGGCCGGTTACGGCGTCGCGATCCCGGTCGGGGCGATCGCGGTACTCATCCTGGGGCTCAGTGCCCGTACCTCGTTCCGGGTCGGCGCGGCCGGGGCGCTGGGCGTCGCGACCGCCGACGGCCTGTATGCCGCTGTCGCCGCCGTCGCTGGTGCGGCTGTGGCGGGCGTCGTCGAGCCGGTGGCCGGCCCACTGCGGATGGTGGCCGCCGCGGTGCTGCTCGCGCTGGCCGCGCACACCGCGTGGCGCGCCCTGCGGCCCGCGCCGGTGACCGGTGCGCGGAGCCGTCGCGGGCTGGACACCCCGTTGCGCGCCTTCGCCGGCATTCTGGCGCTGACACTGCTCAACCCGGCGACGGTGGTCTACTTCGCCGCGTTGGTGCTCGGCCGGGGCGACGCCGCCGATCCGGGTGTGTCGACGGCCGTGCTGTTCGTGCTCGGCGCGTTCATGGCATCGGCGAGCTGGCAGCTGCTCATCGCCGGCGGCGGCACCCTGGTCGGCCGGATCCTCACCGGCACCCGCGGCCGGCGGGCCATCGCCATCACGTCCAGCGCCATCATCACCATCCTGGCCCTGACCGTCCTCCTCTCCACCTGA
- the ypfJ gene encoding KPN_02809 family neutral zinc metallopeptidase codes for MELNERAEIDTSQVNDVGRGGGSGGGFGIPIPGGGGRGGIIGIVVAVLIALLGGGFGLNAVTNGDEGGQAGGTDLEQLCSRDNPERLDDARCRNALYVNSIQAYWQKAYPELGNGKYEPTDTNFFQAAVSTGCGQADSGVGPFYCPADKQVYIDLSFYDELASRFGAKGEFAQPYVLAHEYGHHIQNLLGTNAKAGQGDQSGPRSASVRLELQADCYAGAWARHATESKDKTGQEPLFKSITQADISEAVQAAEAIGDDSIQERSGGRVNPDQFTHGTSEQRKRWFTQGYDRGDPKVCDTFGTNQL; via the coding sequence ATGGAACTCAACGAGCGGGCCGAAATCGACACCTCCCAGGTCAACGACGTGGGCCGCGGCGGCGGATCTGGCGGCGGCTTCGGCATCCCGATCCCCGGAGGCGGCGGTCGAGGCGGCATCATCGGCATCGTGGTGGCCGTGCTCATCGCGCTGCTCGGCGGCGGCTTCGGCCTCAACGCCGTGACCAACGGCGACGAGGGCGGTCAGGCCGGCGGCACCGACCTGGAGCAGTTGTGCTCCCGCGACAACCCCGAACGTCTCGACGACGCGCGCTGCCGCAACGCGCTCTACGTCAACAGCATCCAGGCCTACTGGCAGAAGGCGTACCCGGAGCTGGGCAACGGAAAGTACGAGCCGACCGACACCAACTTCTTCCAGGCCGCCGTGAGCACCGGCTGCGGGCAGGCCGACTCGGGCGTCGGCCCGTTCTACTGCCCCGCCGACAAGCAGGTGTACATCGACCTGAGCTTCTACGACGAGCTGGCCTCCCGGTTCGGCGCCAAGGGTGAGTTCGCTCAGCCCTACGTGCTCGCCCACGAGTATGGACACCACATCCAGAACCTGCTCGGCACAAACGCGAAGGCCGGCCAGGGCGACCAGAGCGGCCCCCGCTCCGCCTCTGTACGGCTGGAGTTGCAGGCCGACTGCTACGCCGGCGCCTGGGCCAGGCACGCCACCGAGAGCAAGGACAAGACCGGCCAGGAACCGCTGTTCAAGTCCATCACCCAGGCAGACATCAGCGAGGCCGTGCAGGCCGCCGAGGCGATCGGCGACGACAGCATCCAGGAGCGCTCCGGCGGGCGGGTCAACCCCGACCAGTTCACCCACGGCACGTCCGAGCAGCGCAAGCGCTGGTTCACCCAGGGCTACGACCGCGGCGACCCGAAGGTCTGCGACACCTTCGGCACCAACCAGCTCTGA
- a CDS encoding non-heme iron oxygenase ferredoxin subunit, whose product MIRICSTEDVPKGTAISADVDGTPIALVHGEDGQFYAAYDECSHASVALSEGEVDGCTLECWLHGSRFDLRTGQPSGLPATEPVPVYPVEVRDGDIYLSLTPSNGVTR is encoded by the coding sequence ATGATCCGGATCTGCTCCACCGAGGATGTGCCGAAGGGCACCGCGATCAGCGCGGATGTCGACGGCACCCCGATCGCGCTGGTGCACGGCGAGGACGGCCAGTTCTACGCCGCCTACGACGAGTGCTCGCACGCCTCGGTCGCCCTCTCCGAGGGTGAGGTCGACGGCTGCACGCTCGAGTGCTGGCTGCACGGCTCGCGTTTCGACCTGCGCACCGGGCAGCCCTCCGGGTTGCCGGCCACCGAACCCGTACCCGTCTACCCCGTCGAAGTCCGCGACGGCGACATCTACCTCAGCCTGACGCCGAGTAATGGAGTGACCCGATAA
- the sufD gene encoding Fe-S cluster assembly protein SufD — protein sequence MTTQASAPPSTKSQALRSYDVADFPALTGLEEEWRFTPLKRLRGLAGEPQAATGTIRHEYGDLPEGVAVERIGTDDPRVGSVLTPVDRVSALAYGGAGQALLLSVASDVVVGAPVSLRVVGDSAEGVAFGHTFVEVGRFAELTLVLEHVGSATLADNVEVSVADGAKLTLVTVADWADDAVQAQHLKIKLGRDARVTHVQVSLGGDLVRQYTSVEYTGRGGEAELYGVYFADSGQHLEHRQLVDHSVPDCRSYVGYRGALQGEDAHTVWVGDVLIRAEATGTDTYEINRNLLLTDGARADSVPNLEIETGEIAGAGHASATGRFDDEQLFYLMARGIPEGEARRLVVRGFFAELINKIPVESLRERLGDAIEARLTKAGA from the coding sequence ATGACTACCCAGGCTTCCGCGCCGCCCAGCACCAAGTCGCAGGCGCTGCGCTCGTACGACGTCGCTGACTTTCCGGCCCTCACCGGCCTGGAGGAGGAGTGGCGTTTCACCCCGCTCAAGCGGCTGCGCGGGCTCGCCGGTGAGCCACAGGCCGCCACCGGCACGATCCGGCACGAGTACGGCGACCTGCCCGAGGGCGTGGCCGTCGAGCGGATCGGCACCGACGACCCGCGGGTGGGCAGCGTGCTCACCCCGGTCGACCGGGTCAGCGCGCTCGCCTACGGCGGTGCCGGCCAGGCGCTGCTGCTCAGTGTGGCCAGCGACGTGGTGGTGGGTGCGCCGGTGAGCCTGCGGGTGGTCGGTGACAGCGCCGAGGGCGTGGCCTTCGGGCACACCTTCGTCGAGGTGGGCCGGTTCGCCGAGCTGACCCTGGTGCTGGAGCACGTCGGCTCGGCGACCCTGGCCGACAACGTCGAGGTCTCCGTGGCCGACGGCGCGAAGCTGACCCTGGTCACCGTCGCGGACTGGGCCGACGACGCGGTGCAGGCACAGCACCTGAAGATCAAGCTGGGTCGGGACGCCCGGGTGACGCACGTCCAGGTCAGCCTCGGCGGTGACCTGGTCCGGCAGTACACGTCGGTGGAGTACACCGGCCGCGGTGGCGAGGCCGAGCTGTACGGCGTCTACTTCGCCGACTCCGGCCAGCACCTGGAGCACCGGCAACTGGTGGATCACAGCGTGCCGGACTGCCGCAGCTACGTCGGTTACCGGGGCGCCCTGCAGGGCGAGGACGCGCACACCGTCTGGGTGGGCGACGTGCTGATCCGGGCCGAGGCGACCGGCACCGACACGTACGAGATCAACCGGAACCTGTTGCTCACCGACGGCGCGCGGGCGGACTCCGTACCCAATCTGGAGATCGAGACCGGCGAGATCGCCGGCGCCGGCCACGCCAGCGCGACCGGCCGCTTCGACGACGAGCAGCTCTTCTACCTGATGGCCCGGGGTATCCCGGAGGGCGAGGCCCGCCGCCTGGTGGTTCGCGGCTTCTTCGCCGAGCTGATCAACAAGATCCCGGTGGAGTCGCTGCGGGAGCGTCTTGGCGACGCGATCGAGGCCCGGCTGACCAAGGCTGGCGCCTGA
- a CDS encoding metal-sulfur cluster assembly factor, with protein sequence MSSENTATEATPEAGDATASQTGAATTDGVAAPGAGETAAPATGVSKAMIADIEEAMKDVVDPELGINVVDLGLVYGVHVDDENVATLDMTLTSAACPLTDVIEDQARQALTTGPGGGLVNDIRINWVWLPPWGPDKITDEGRDQLRSLGFNV encoded by the coding sequence ATGAGCAGCGAGAACACGGCTACCGAAGCGACGCCCGAGGCTGGTGACGCCACGGCGTCGCAGACCGGTGCCGCGACGACCGACGGTGTCGCGGCGCCGGGTGCCGGCGAGACCGCCGCCCCGGCGACCGGCGTCAGCAAGGCGATGATCGCCGACATCGAGGAGGCGATGAAGGACGTCGTCGACCCGGAGCTCGGCATCAACGTGGTCGACCTGGGCCTGGTGTACGGGGTGCACGTCGACGACGAGAACGTCGCGACCCTGGACATGACGCTCACCTCGGCGGCCTGCCCGTTGACCGACGTGATCGAGGACCAGGCCCGACAGGCGCTGACCACCGGGCCCGGCGGCGGCCTGGTCAACGACATCCGGATCAACTGGGTGTGGCTCCCGCCGTGGGGGCCCGACAAGATCACCGACGAGGGTCGGGACCAGCTCCGTTCCCTCGGCTTCAACGTCTGA
- a CDS encoding acVLRF1 family peptidyl-tRNA hydrolase encodes MSSRPAAGGGRWVEVDPARLGRWVEGFAERHGPPTVTAQGYGLLLTAPDGATAELHAPPGAAGDLSASAGTKVGGDLAGFLAAAAAPRRIGLLLARKSAVAVGVAAGEDLVISKVDSRYVQGRTAAGGWSQHRFARRRDNQAKAALGEAVELAVRLLLPEAGTLDAVVAGGDRRTVDGILTDRRLAPLAALRADRLLDVPEPRHAVLVAAVAAARAVRVLVRDPAPSD; translated from the coding sequence ATGTCTAGCCGACCTGCTGCCGGTGGTGGGCGCTGGGTCGAGGTTGATCCGGCTCGGCTCGGTCGCTGGGTCGAGGGCTTCGCCGAACGGCACGGTCCGCCCACCGTGACTGCCCAGGGGTACGGTCTGCTGCTCACCGCCCCCGACGGCGCCACCGCGGAGCTGCACGCCCCGCCCGGCGCCGCCGGCGACCTGAGTGCGTCTGCCGGCACGAAAGTCGGCGGGGACCTGGCGGGCTTTCTCGCCGCCGCCGCCGCGCCACGGCGGATCGGCCTGTTGCTGGCGCGCAAGAGCGCGGTGGCCGTGGGCGTCGCGGCGGGGGAGGACCTCGTAATCTCCAAGGTGGACAGCCGCTACGTGCAGGGCCGTACCGCCGCTGGTGGCTGGTCCCAGCACCGCTTCGCCCGTCGGCGGGACAACCAGGCGAAGGCCGCTCTCGGCGAGGCGGTCGAGTTGGCGGTACGGCTGCTGCTGCCGGAGGCCGGCACGCTCGACGCCGTGGTGGCCGGCGGTGACCGGCGCACGGTCGACGGCATCCTCACCGATCGGCGCCTGGCCCCGCTCGCCGCGCTGCGGGCCGACCGGCTGCTCGACGTTCCCGAGCCCCGACACGCCGTGCTGGTCGCCGCGGTGGCGGCCGCCCGGGCCGTCCGCGTCCTGGTCCGCGATCCCGCCCCGTCCGACTGA
- a CDS encoding COX15/CtaA family protein, with the protein MRRICAVNRYVRPVSGTLLRRLALTSIIANVGIVVTGGAVRLTASGLGCPTWPRCTDASYVATSEMGGHGVIEFGNRMLTFAVGLIALATVLAVLAHRPRRPGLLALAVAVFLGIPAQAVVGGLTVLTNLNPWVVGLHFLASMAVIAAAYALWRRIADPDGPTVAVVPAPLRALARVTTGVAVAVLVIGTWVTGSGPHAGDQGAARNGLDPESISQVHADSVFLLIGLSVALIFAFRAVGARRATRAAVVLLAVELGQGLIGFVQYFTHVPAVLVGAHMLGSCLVLLATLSVQWSTRERRPVAPAPWAAAPADTEAVPATA; encoded by the coding sequence GTGCGTAGGATTTGCGCCGTGAACCGATACGTCCGTCCGGTCTCCGGCACCCTGCTGCGCCGCCTCGCGCTCACCTCGATCATCGCGAACGTGGGCATCGTCGTCACCGGCGGGGCCGTCCGGTTGACCGCCTCGGGCCTCGGCTGCCCGACCTGGCCCCGGTGCACGGACGCGTCGTACGTCGCGACGTCGGAAATGGGCGGGCACGGGGTGATCGAGTTCGGCAACCGGATGCTGACCTTCGCGGTGGGCCTGATCGCGCTGGCCACCGTGCTGGCCGTGCTGGCCCACCGGCCACGCCGGCCCGGGCTGCTGGCGCTGGCCGTCGCGGTCTTCCTGGGCATTCCCGCCCAGGCCGTGGTCGGCGGTCTCACCGTGCTCACCAACCTCAACCCGTGGGTGGTCGGGCTGCACTTCCTCGCCTCGATGGCGGTCATCGCCGCCGCGTACGCCCTGTGGCGGCGGATCGCCGACCCGGACGGGCCGACGGTCGCCGTGGTCCCGGCGCCGCTGCGCGCGCTGGCCCGGGTCACCACGGGCGTCGCGGTGGCGGTGCTGGTCATCGGCACCTGGGTCACCGGCAGCGGCCCACACGCCGGCGACCAGGGCGCGGCCCGCAACGGCCTGGACCCGGAGTCGATCTCCCAGGTGCATGCCGACAGCGTCTTCCTGCTGATCGGTCTCTCGGTGGCGCTGATCTTCGCGTTCCGCGCGGTCGGCGCACGGCGGGCCACCCGGGCCGCCGTCGTCCTGCTCGCCGTGGAGCTGGGTCAGGGCCTCATCGGCTTCGTGCAGTACTTCACCCACGTGCCGGCCGTCCTGGTCGGCGCACACATGCTCGGCTCCTGCCTGGTGCTGCTGGCCACCCTCTCGGTGCAGTGGTCCACTCGCGAACGCCGCCCGGTCGCCCCCGCACCCTGGGCCGCC
- the sufU gene encoding Fe-S cluster assembly sulfur transfer protein SufU, giving the protein MQLDQLYQEIILDHYKHPHGRGLRDAADADDQVAEAHHVNPTCGDEVTVRVATDGAVLHDISYDGMGCSISQASASVLHELLRGRGAGEAFEVHEAFVELMSGRGQVTPDEDVLGDGVAFAGVARYPARVKCALLPWMAFKDAAARAGVGVSPEVKA; this is encoded by the coding sequence ATGCAACTCGACCAGCTCTACCAGGAGATCATCCTGGATCACTACAAGCATCCGCACGGGCGTGGCCTGCGCGACGCCGCCGACGCGGACGACCAGGTCGCCGAGGCGCACCACGTCAACCCGACCTGCGGCGACGAGGTCACCGTCCGGGTGGCCACCGACGGCGCGGTGCTGCACGATATCTCGTACGACGGGATGGGCTGTTCGATCAGCCAGGCGTCGGCGAGCGTGCTGCACGAGTTGCTGCGTGGTCGGGGCGCCGGGGAAGCTTTCGAGGTGCACGAGGCGTTCGTCGAGTTGATGTCCGGCCGTGGCCAGGTCACGCCGGACGAGGACGTGCTCGGTGACGGGGTGGCTTTCGCGGGTGTGGCCCGCTACCCCGCTCGGGTCAAGTGCGCGCTGCTGCCGTGGATGGCGTTCAAGGACGCCGCGGCACGCGCCGGTGTGGGCGTGAGCCCGGAGGTGAAGGCATGA